The segment ggttcacaaaaggcaggtcttgacaaactaacctgattgccttctatgacaaagtgacccaaCTACcggatgggggaaaggctgtggatggagtcttcttggacttcagtaaagcctctgacacagtttctcacagcattctgcttcagaaactgtctgtctctgtcctggacaggcgcacactcaCGGTGAGATAGAAGAGGTGCTGGGGTGTCCCCGTGTGTTAGGGAGTGTTTGGCTTCTCTGGAGCTCCGTGATGTGATGCTGGGTTGGAGGTTTGTGGCTGAGACTCAGGGGAAGGCCAGTGAGGCAGATGTCGTggtgggagtctgttacagaccacccgGCCAGGATGAAGGGGCAGAGGAGTTATTCTAGAAGCAGCTGGGAGGAGCGTCGCCATCACCAGCCCTCAtcctcatgggggacttcagTCCACGggatgtctgctggaaacacaaagcagcagagaggaaccagtctaggaggttcctggagtgggTGGAAGAGAACTTGCTGACACAGCTGGCGAGTGACCCGATGGGGCAAGGTGCCCGCTGGACCTGTGGTTTGTGAACAGGGAAGGCCCTGAGGGAGCTGTGCCGGCTGGAGGATGCTCACGAGAGGATAGAGTTCTCAGTTCTTGAGAATTCAAGGGAAGTTCATTAAGTTCCCTTTATGTCCCCCTTAACGGTCAGTAAGATTCCCGAGCCTTGTCTACATGTGAACAAGTCAGGTTTATTATAACAATTCTAACAACTCGTGACTAAATAAGGGTTGGGTGGTGTCTGGGGAGAAGATGGTGTTTgggaaaatacattgaaaatcaAATACCCGAGCCCAGATCAGAGCGATGTGCAGGTGAGGAATATGTAGTTAAGGCTCAAGTAGAGAGAGATGCTAAGAATTAGCTTGTTGTTAAGATCTATATTCAGTGTGTCTAACGCTAAGGTCTTATCCCAACAGCGTCCCAACAGGGGGAGGGGAGATAGGGTCCAACCCATTGGTTGACCCCAAAAGTTTCGATGACATTTTCCCAACAAaactttcccctttgttttcattttcataatcaCACTTTTGGGGAGGGGTTTTAGGTGGATCGAGAGTGACTGAAGGTACAACATCAAACCCTGCCGATTGCTGGAGGAAAAGTTCTCCCTTCACGTGCCAAAACCTGACCGCAGGCGCAGTAGGAGTGGTTATGGGAGTGCTTTGCCTCAGAGCCGGGGAGGAGGCGGGCAGCCTTCTGTATGGAGCTGTGCTTTAGTATTACAATGCTATTGCTGTGATGGTGTAAAGCGAACAGGtcagctggagggcaggagtGTCAGAGCGGTGACTGCAATTTGTCTTCTTGGAACATAAAGGGGCATTGTCCTTGGGTACCAGGCTCCTTGCTGATAGCGGGGGCTGGACACGGCTGTCCCCAAATGTCCTGGCACCCACATCACAGGGCAAGATGTCCTCGATGCATTCCTTTCCGATGAAAACTGTGCTGCACCTCTGCATGTTACACCTTCACTAATTGCTTTCTAAGGAAAAAGCTACCTTGTACTCAGCCTATGAGTGGAGGGAGGATTCATAAAACTTCAAGGTGCccatttttctccatatttaGTTTTATTCCCACAGGGTTTTCCCCGCAGCCaccctgcagcagagcccccAGTGCCCTGCAGGACCCTCAGCAGCAGTTTGGGGAGCACTGGAGTGGAAGTGGCAGCAGACGGAGGGTGctgtggatgcgctggtgagCCAGCATGGTCCCCTTGGACCAAAACCGCTTCTTGCAGCCGCCTCCCGGGATCTTCTCCCCTGACAGGGAAGGACATGCACCTTCCCACCTGTCACCCTCTGGCACCACCCGCAGGGATCAATGCACCCGCTGGTGTCTCTTCAGGTCAGACTTCTGCCTGAAAGTCTTGTTGCACACCTCACAGTTGTACGGCTTCTCACCACTGTGGATGGTTTGGTGGGCTATGAGCACACTCTTCActctgaagctcttgctgcactCGGGGCAGGTGAATGGGCGCTCATCTGTGTGGATGCGTTGGTGCGTGATCAGGCTGGACTTACAGTTGAAGTTCTTGCCACAGTCAGCACAGACAAAAGGGCGCTCGCCTGTGTGGATGCGTTGGTGCTTGGTCAGGCTGACCTTCCAGTTGAAATTCTTGCCACAGTCAGCACAGTGATATGGGCGCTCGCctgtgtggatgcgctggtggctGAGCATGTGATGCTTCTGTCCGAAGCTTTTGCCACACTCCATGCATACGAAGGGGCGCTCAccagtgtggatgcgctggtgtcTGATCAAGAAGACCTTCTCATTGAAGCGCTTGCCGCAGCTGGTACAGGAAAAGAGACACTCACCAGAGTGGATGCGCTGGTGGGCGATCAGCAAGTGCTTCCAGATGAAGCTCTTTCCACAGTCAGCACAGTGAAAGGGGCGCTCAcccgtgtggatgcgctggtgtcTGATCAAGAAGACCTTCTCATTGAAGCTCTTGCCACAGCTGGTACAGGAAAAGAGACACTCACCAGAGTGGATGCGTTGGTGGGTGATCAGCAAGTGCTTCCAGATGAAGCTCTTTCCACAGTCAGCACAGTGAAAGGGGTGCTCGTCTGTGTGGATGCGTTCGTGTCTGGTCAGgctgctcttccagctgaagCTCTTACTGCAGTCGGTGCAGGTGAAGGGGCGCTCACCCGTGTGGATCTTCCTGTGGGCGGTCAGTGTACTCCGCCTCCTGAAGCTCTTATTGCACTCAGGGCATGTGAGGGGGGTCTTCTCCCGCGGCTGGGGGGCCAGGccaagaggagggtgagggtgCCCTTCTGGGCCTCCCCGGCTCCCGCTTGGTTCACCTCGGGATGATTCCCCCAAAACCCTGCTGGAGGAACCCCCCAtccccccaggggacccccgGGACCCGCCCGGCACAGGGCTGCGGTGCCTCTGCAGCTCCCCGGGGGGGTCTGGCACGCACGGCGTCTCTCCTCGCTCCAACCTGCAGATGAGCTCGGGCTTAACGGTGTCCCAGCCTGTCCGGGGTACAGAGAGAAGCACCTTCACCCGCACTGCCGGGATGGCACCTCgatccccggcacccccatccccggcacccccatccccggcccagcacccccatccccggcacccccatccccggcacccgCATCCCCGGCACCCGCATCCCCGGCCCAGCACCCACATCCCcggcatccccatcccctgtacccccatccccggcacccccgtCCCCGGCACCCCCGTCCCCGCACCCTCATCCTcgcacccccatcccccacatccccatccccggcacccccatccccggcccccccatccccggccCCCGCATCCCCGgcccagcacccccatccccggcacccccgtccccggcacccccatccccgcaccctCATACTCGAACCCCcatcccccacatccccatccccggcacccccatccccggcacccccatccccgcacccccatccccggcacccccatccccacacccccatccccggcacccccatccccgcacccccatccccggcatctCACCCAGCGAGGCGAGCATTCCGTAGGtgtccagcatcacctcccgGTAGAGCCGCCGCTGCCAGCccgccagctctgcccactcctGGCGGGAGAAGTAGACGGCCACCTCCTCGAACGGCCCCGCCATCCGCAGCCCGAAGCACGCCCGGCTCAGCTCGCCCCGCCGCGCCTTGCCCGGCCCCCTCTGCCCCAACCCTGACGCCGCCAGGCCGGACCCGGCAGCCCCGGGGTCGCCGCTCCCCCGCCAGGCCTGGCAGTGCCCTTCTCGCAGCCGGGCTGCCCGCAGAGGGGCcgggggctgcagggccagcCTGCCTGCGGGGCTGCTCTTCCCCGGGCccggggcactgggatgcagagccCTCCGGGACTGGGATGCTCTGGGACCCCGCGCTCCTTCCGACTCGCTGGCGCCAGCACTGGGCTCGGAGCCTGGGGGGTTGcgtgggggtggggggcggcCAGGCCGGAAAAAACCACTTCCCTTCCAAAGCAGATGCTGATTGCGCTCTGAGGCTCGACCGGAGCGGGGCCGCTCGGGGCCTCGCAATTTCCCCCCAGGCGCTGCTGCAGCGAGAGCCGCTCTGGGCTGTGCCCGCCTGGAGCCTGGGCTGCTCGAGAGACACCAATTCCGCCCCAGAACCCTTTCGTCGTCTCCGTCCTTGTCGGCGGCGGAGCTGCGGGCAGAGGGGGTGTCGGGGGGCGAGGCGGGGGCTCCGGCCGTGCTTCGGGCTGCAGATGGCGGGGCCGTTCGAGGAGGTGGCCGTCTACTTCTCCCGCCaggagtgggcagagctggcggGATGGCAGCGGCGGCTCTACcgggaggtgatgctggacaCCTACGGAATGCTCGCCTCGCTGGGTGAGatgcggggatggggggagatgccggggatgggggtgcggggatgggggtgccggggatggcGGTGCCGGGacaggggggagaggggggaccGTGCTGGGGttgtgggtgctggggctggaggtcgcggagctgggggtgctggttctGGGGCTGCGTGGTTGGGTGTGCCGGGATTGGGGGTGCCGGTCCTGGGGGTGCCGGGGCCGtgggtgctggagctggaggtgctgggtcCGGCGGTGCCATCCCGGCAGTGCGGGTGAAGGTGCTTCTCTCTGTACCCCGGGCAGGCTGGGACACCGTCAAGCCCGAGCTCATCTGCAAGCTGGAGCGAGGAGAGACGCCGTGCGTTCCAGACCCCCCCGGGGAGCAGCGGAGGCACCGCAGCCCTGTGCCGGGCGGGTCCCGGGGGTCCGTGGCAGCGGTGGGTTGTTCCATCAGCAGAAGCTGGGGAGACTCGTCCCAAAGCCAGCTCAGAGGGACCCCGGCGAACCACTCAGGacaacctcagctctccccCATAATAACCCCCCAGCCTTTGCAGAAGCCGCTCCCCACGTGTCCTGAGTGCAACAAGAGCTTCAGGACCCGGACTGCATTGGCCATCCACGAGCGGAGCCACACGGGCGAGCGCCCCTTCACCTGCCCTGACTGCGGCAAGAACTTCATCCAGAAACAACACCTGGTGaagcaccagcgcatccacaccggCGAACGCCCCTTTGCCTGTGTTGTCTGTGGTTATCAATTCAGCCGAAAGCAACACCTGCTCActcaccagc is part of the Cuculus canorus isolate bCucCan1 chromosome 2, bCucCan1.pri, whole genome shotgun sequence genome and harbors:
- the LOC128851197 gene encoding zinc finger protein OZF-like, whose amino-acid sequence is MAGPFEEVAVYFSRQEWAELAGWQRRLYREVMLDTYGMLASLGWDTVKPELICRLERGETPCVPDPPGELQRHRSPVPGGSRGSPGGMGGSSSRVLGESSRGEPSGSRGGPEGHPHPPLGLAPQPREKTPLTCPECNKSFRRRSTLTAHRKIHTGERPFTCTDCSKSFSWKSSLTRHERIHTDEHPFHCADCGKSFIWKHLLITHQRIHSGECLFSCTSCGKSFNEKVFLIRHQRIHTGERPFHCADCGKSFIWKHLLIAHQRIHSGECLFSCTSCGKRFNEKVFLIRHQRIHTGERPFVCMECGKSFGQKHHMLSHQRIHTGERPYHCADCGKNFNWKVSLTKHQRIHTGERPFVCADCGKNFNCKSSLITHQRIHTDERPFTCPECSKSFRVKSVLIAHQTIHSGEKPYNCEVCNKTFRQKSDLKRHQRVH